A window of Bombyx mori chromosome 2, ASM3026992v2 contains these coding sequences:
- the LOC119629666 gene encoding chorion class high-cysteine HCA protein 12-like gives MFTFAILLLCVQGCLIQNVYGQCCGCGCGGGCGCGCYGGEGEGNVNVCGELPVCGETCVCGRVPICGGVCFKGPACASGCVSICGRCCGCGCGGCGGCGCGCGGCGGCGCGCGGCGGCGCGCGGCGGCGCGRRCCCC, from the exons ATGTTTACCTTCGCTATTCTCCTTCTCTGCGTTCAGGGCTGCCTGATCcaa AATGTGTACGGTCAGTGCTGTGGCTGTGGATGCGGTGGTGGTTGCGGTTGCGGTTGCTATGGCGGCGAGGGCGAAGGTAATGTGAACGTCTGCGGTGAGCTGCCCGTGTGTGGTGAAACCTGTGTCTGTGGCCGCGtgcccatctgcggaggtgttTGCTTCAAGGGCCCTGCCTGTGCTAGTGGTTGTGTCTCTATCTGCGGACGTTGCTGCGGATGCGGGTGCGGAGGTTGCGGtggatgcggatgcggctgtggaggctgcggtggatgtggatgcggctgtggaggctgtGGTGGATGCGGATGtggctgtggaggctgcggaGGATGCGGATGCGGACGTAGATGCTGTTGCTGCTAA